The Desulfuromonas versatilis genome has a segment encoding these proteins:
- a CDS encoding ABC transporter ATP-binding protein: protein MTGDAAMIEIKGLTKSFSGGQGQVDVLRGIDLNIASGERVAIVGTSGAGKTTFMHIAGALDHPTSGSVHIEGTDIFSLRGAALDRFRNQTVGFVFQFHQLLPEFSALENVMMPALIARKSPREAADRARELLCEVGLGPRLEHKPGQLSGGEQQRVAIARALVMSPRILLADEPTGNLDSRTTDEIYRLLHQLHQAHGLTMIIVTHSETLAGRLDRIVHMEDGLVRT from the coding sequence ATGACCGGGGACGCTGCGATGATCGAAATCAAGGGGTTGACGAAAAGCTTCTCCGGAGGCCAGGGCCAGGTCGACGTGTTGCGCGGCATCGACCTGAACATCGCCTCCGGCGAGAGGGTTGCCATTGTCGGCACCTCCGGGGCCGGCAAGACCACGTTCATGCACATCGCCGGGGCGCTCGATCACCCCACCAGCGGATCGGTGCACATCGAAGGGACCGACATCTTCTCCCTCAGGGGGGCGGCGCTCGACAGGTTCCGCAACCAGACGGTCGGGTTCGTGTTTCAGTTTCACCAACTGCTCCCCGAATTCTCCGCGCTGGAAAATGTCATGATGCCGGCCCTGATTGCACGCAAGTCACCCCGCGAGGCGGCAGACCGGGCCAGGGAGCTGCTCTGCGAGGTTGGTCTGGGGCCCCGGCTCGAGCACAAGCCCGGGCAGCTTTCCGGCGGCGAGCAGCAGCGGGTCGCCATTGCCCGGGCCCTGGTCATGTCGCCGCGGATCCTGCTGGCCGACGAGCCGACCGGCAATCTCGACAGTCGCACCACGGACGAGATCTACCGTCTGCTGCACCAGCTGCATCAGGCCCATGGCCTAACCATGATCATCGTTACCCACAGTGAAACACTAGCCGGGCGCCTCGATCGCATCGTGCACATGGAGGACGGTCTGGTCCGGACCTGA
- a CDS encoding lipoprotein-releasing ABC transporter permease subunit yields MGYEWFVSLRYLRAKRKQTFISVISFISIAGVTLGVAALIVVLAVMTGFHDGVRQQILGNIPHVLIQKHGEELSGYQEVIGTVKAASHVLSASPFVAKEAMLLSQRNVAAVNVKGIEAGHKVFQQKFLSIEDQDVQTLLYDDQSGIPGIIIGLDTATSLGIAVGDSVNVIPPMFTITPFGMIPKMKPFRVVGIFKQRGGFLDTYFAYVALGQAQRFFDSAEGVSGIEIEVDSFDHANLVASTLRSEFSYPYVVRSWEDLFGSFLSALKLEKLGLFIVLGIIVLVAAFNIATTLIMVVMEKHKDIAILRAMGGTSRSIMKIFILEGLIIGVMGTVLGTALGLLIAKNADPIIKALENLFGIRIFDQSVYGMDHFPSVVNSSDVLAVMAVAMTISLLATIYPAWRAAKMDPAEALRYE; encoded by the coding sequence ATGGGCTACGAATGGTTTGTCAGCCTGCGCTATCTGAGGGCCAAGCGCAAGCAGACCTTTATCTCCGTCATCTCCTTCATCTCCATCGCCGGGGTGACCCTCGGGGTTGCCGCCCTGATCGTGGTGCTCGCGGTCATGACCGGTTTTCATGACGGAGTGCGCCAGCAGATTCTTGGCAATATCCCCCATGTGCTGATCCAGAAACACGGCGAGGAACTCTCCGGCTACCAGGAGGTCATCGGTACGGTCAAGGCCGCGTCCCATGTCCTGTCGGCCTCGCCTTTTGTGGCCAAGGAGGCGATGCTGCTCTCCCAGCGCAATGTGGCGGCGGTCAACGTCAAGGGGATCGAGGCCGGGCACAAGGTGTTCCAGCAGAAATTCCTGTCCATTGAAGACCAGGATGTCCAGACGCTGCTCTACGACGATCAGTCGGGCATCCCCGGGATTATCATCGGCCTCGACACGGCCACCTCCCTCGGTATTGCGGTGGGCGATTCGGTCAATGTGATCCCCCCCATGTTCACCATCACCCCCTTCGGCATGATCCCCAAGATGAAGCCGTTTCGGGTGGTAGGGATTTTCAAACAGCGCGGCGGCTTCCTCGACACCTACTTCGCCTACGTCGCCCTCGGCCAGGCGCAGCGCTTTTTCGATTCCGCCGAAGGAGTCTCCGGGATCGAGATCGAGGTAGACTCCTTCGATCACGCCAACCTGGTGGCCTCGACCCTGCGCTCTGAATTCAGCTACCCCTACGTGGTGCGCTCCTGGGAGGATCTCTTCGGGTCCTTCCTCTCCGCCCTCAAGCTGGAGAAGCTGGGGCTGTTCATCGTGCTTGGCATCATCGTTCTGGTCGCCGCCTTCAACATCGCCACCACCCTGATCATGGTGGTCATGGAAAAGCATAAGGATATCGCCATCCTGCGCGCCATGGGGGGGACCTCCCGAAGCATCATGAAGATCTTCATCCTGGAGGGGCTGATCATCGGGGTCATGGGGACGGTCCTCGGCACAGCGCTGGGGCTGCTTATCGCCAAAAACGCCGACCCCATCATCAAGGCGCTGGAGAACCTGTTCGGTATCCGGATCTTCGACCAGAGCGTTTACGGCATGGATCATTTTCCTTCCGTGGTCAACTCCTCGGATGTGCTGGCGGTCATGGCGGTCGCCATGACCATTTCCCTGCTGGCCACCATATACCCTGCCTGGCGGGCCGCCAAGATGGACCCGGCCGAGGCCCTGCGCTACGAATGA